The following coding sequences are from one Microbacterium sp. SORGH_AS_0969 window:
- a CDS encoding ADP-ribosylglycohydrolase family protein — protein MAHLSPAQMDRAVGTIIVSAAGDALGSAYEFGPALPDEVTPEFGVGHFGHGAGEWTDDTSMAIPVLDELAAGRRLTDPAALERIVAAWQGWAESALDVGAQTRHVLGRIPSPPTMDAIRTAARAVHDETGRSGGNGSLMRTGPVALGYLDRPDLTAAAAAVAQLTHWEDDNVDACALWGAAIRHGILTGELDMRGQLDVVPQDRRDRWAALIDEALVSGRHPRDFRDANGWVVRAFQGALAAVSGADGPLDAIERAVRGGNDTDTVAAIAGSLAGAVWGAEALPDSHTAVLHGWPGIDAAELARRARLAVGASAVSAWG, from the coding sequence ATGGCACACCTCTCCCCCGCCCAGATGGATCGCGCCGTCGGAACCATCATCGTGTCGGCCGCCGGCGATGCTCTCGGCTCGGCGTACGAGTTCGGCCCGGCACTCCCCGACGAGGTCACCCCCGAGTTCGGCGTCGGGCACTTCGGCCACGGAGCCGGAGAGTGGACCGACGACACGAGCATGGCGATCCCGGTGCTCGACGAGCTGGCCGCGGGGCGCCGACTCACCGACCCTGCCGCACTCGAGCGCATCGTCGCAGCGTGGCAGGGCTGGGCTGAGAGCGCCCTCGACGTGGGTGCGCAGACCCGGCACGTCCTCGGCCGTATCCCGTCGCCCCCGACGATGGATGCCATCCGCACAGCCGCTCGCGCCGTGCATGACGAGACAGGACGAAGCGGCGGCAACGGTTCGCTGATGCGAACCGGTCCCGTCGCCCTCGGCTACCTCGACCGTCCCGATCTGACCGCCGCGGCGGCGGCGGTCGCGCAACTCACGCACTGGGAAGACGACAACGTCGATGCGTGCGCCCTGTGGGGCGCGGCCATCCGTCATGGCATCCTGACCGGCGAACTCGACATGCGCGGACAGCTCGACGTCGTGCCGCAGGACCGTCGCGACCGGTGGGCGGCGCTGATCGACGAAGCCCTGGTTTCCGGCCGTCACCCGCGCGACTTCCGGGATGCGAACGGCTGGGTCGTGCGCGCGTTCCAGGGTGCGCTGGCCGCGGTCTCCGGTGCCGACGGACCCCTGGATGCCATCGAGCGCGCGGTCCGCGGCGGAAACGACACCGACACGGTCGCGGCGATCGCCGGTTCTCTCGCCGGCGCCGTCTGGGGCGCGGAAGCACTCCCCGACTCGCACACGGCCGTTCTGCACGGGTGGCCGGGTATCGACGCGGCAGAGCTCGCCCGGCGCGCGCGGCTCGCGGTGGGGGCGTCGGCCGTCTCGGCGTGGGGCTAG
- the ychF gene encoding redox-regulated ATPase YchF → MALTIGIVGLPNVGKSTLFNALTKNSVLAANYPFATIEPNVGVVNLPDVRLQQLADVFGSERLVPAAVSFVDIAGIVRGASEGEGLGNQFLANIREADAIAQVVRGFADDDVVHVDGAVNPASDMETINAELQLADLQTLEKAITRYEKEVKGKKLDPSVLEAAKAAQDALQRGVLLSASGLDLSPIRELGLLTAKPFIFVFNVDEAVLTDQAKKDELAALVAPAKAVFLDAKIESELIDLDPEDAAELLASTGQDESGLDQLARIGFDTLGLQTYLTAGPKEARAWTIPQGAKAPQAAGVIHTDFEKGFIKAEVISFADLIELGSVAEARAKGKARLEGKDYVMQDGDVVEFRFNN, encoded by the coding sequence GTGGCTCTTACCATCGGAATCGTCGGCCTTCCCAACGTCGGAAAGTCGACCCTCTTCAACGCCCTGACCAAGAACTCGGTACTCGCGGCGAACTACCCGTTCGCGACCATCGAGCCGAACGTCGGGGTCGTGAACCTTCCCGATGTGCGCCTTCAGCAGCTCGCCGATGTCTTCGGCAGCGAGCGGCTCGTTCCCGCCGCGGTGTCGTTCGTCGACATCGCCGGGATCGTGCGGGGCGCGAGCGAGGGTGAGGGCCTCGGCAACCAGTTCCTCGCGAACATCCGGGAAGCGGATGCCATCGCCCAGGTCGTACGCGGATTCGCCGACGACGACGTGGTCCACGTCGACGGAGCGGTGAATCCCGCGAGCGACATGGAGACGATCAACGCCGAGCTGCAGCTCGCCGACCTCCAGACGCTCGAGAAGGCGATCACCCGGTACGAGAAAGAGGTCAAGGGCAAGAAGCTCGATCCCTCGGTTCTCGAAGCCGCCAAGGCCGCGCAGGACGCGCTTCAGCGCGGCGTGCTGCTCTCGGCATCCGGTCTCGATCTCTCGCCGATCCGCGAGCTGGGTCTGTTGACCGCGAAGCCCTTCATCTTCGTCTTCAACGTCGACGAGGCCGTGCTCACCGACCAAGCGAAGAAGGATGAGCTGGCGGCGCTGGTCGCGCCCGCGAAGGCCGTCTTCCTGGATGCCAAGATCGAGTCGGAGCTCATCGACCTCGATCCCGAGGATGCCGCCGAGCTGCTGGCATCCACCGGTCAGGACGAGTCGGGCCTCGACCAGCTCGCGCGCATCGGCTTCGACACTCTGGGGCTGCAGACCTACCTCACCGCGGGCCCGAAGGAAGCACGGGCGTGGACGATCCCGCAGGGCGCGAAAGCGCCGCAGGCGGCCGGCGTCATCCACACCGACTTCGAGAAGGGCTTCATCAAGGCCGAGGTCATCTCGTTCGCCGACCTGATCGAACTCGGCTCGGTCGCCGAGGCCCGGGCGAAGGGCAAGGCTCGCCTCGAGGGCAAGGACTACGTCATGCAGGACGGCGACGTGGTGGAGTTCCGCTTCAACAACTGA
- a CDS encoding type II toxin-antitoxin system RelE/ParE family toxin gives MIRSFGSKETERLWRRERVPSIDPRIHSTALRKLRQVGSAESLDDLRVPPGNRLEALKGARAGQHSIRINDQWRVCFVWTDAGPEEVEIVDYH, from the coding sequence GTGATCAGGTCGTTCGGGAGCAAGGAGACCGAGCGGCTGTGGCGTCGTGAACGCGTGCCCTCGATCGATCCTCGGATCCATTCGACGGCATTGCGAAAGCTGCGTCAGGTGGGATCTGCCGAGTCGCTGGACGATCTTCGGGTTCCACCAGGAAACCGGCTCGAGGCTCTCAAGGGTGCTCGAGCGGGGCAACACAGCATCAGGATCAACGACCAGTGGCGGGTCTGCTTCGTGTGGACCGACGCTGGGCCAGAGGAGGTGGAGATCGTTGACTATCACTGA
- a CDS encoding CsbD family protein, with amino-acid sequence MGLDDKIKNAAEDLTGKAKEAWGKATDNERLEAEGQAEQSKANVKKAGENVKDAFK; translated from the coding sequence ATGGGACTCGACGACAAGATCAAGAACGCCGCTGAAGACCTCACCGGCAAGGCGAAGGAAGCCTGGGGCAAGGCCACCGACAACGAGCGACTCGAAGCCGAGGGCCAGGCTGAGCAGAGCAAGGCCAACGTCAAGAAGGCCGGCGAGAACGTCAAGGACGCCTTCAAGTAA
- a CDS encoding class I SAM-dependent methyltransferase: MSAQHKSRSFGQAAAAYESGRPGYPPEAVAWLLDPVREPGRALRVADVGAGTGKLTRTVVELGADVVAVDPDADMLATLRENARGVPTFVGTAEQLPLPDSGLDAVVMGQAWHWVDVEAASRETARVLRSGGVLGLIWNIRDDAVDWVRRLTEAMGGSNAEVLLATTGPRVAEPYESLEHREWRWERRITLPQLRDLVVSRSDIITASAERRVAIDAAVDGVLASVPGLADGGSVALPYVTHAFRARRP; this comes from the coding sequence ATGAGCGCCCAGCACAAGTCGAGGTCGTTCGGACAGGCAGCAGCCGCTTACGAGTCGGGGCGGCCGGGTTACCCGCCCGAGGCGGTGGCCTGGCTGCTGGATCCCGTGCGGGAGCCGGGTCGCGCGCTCCGCGTCGCCGATGTCGGCGCCGGAACCGGCAAGCTGACTCGCACCGTGGTCGAGCTCGGCGCCGATGTGGTGGCGGTGGATCCGGATGCCGACATGCTCGCGACCCTTCGAGAGAACGCGCGCGGCGTACCCACTTTCGTCGGCACGGCCGAGCAGCTGCCACTGCCCGACTCGGGTCTCGATGCCGTCGTGATGGGCCAGGCCTGGCACTGGGTCGACGTCGAGGCGGCCTCGCGCGAGACGGCACGGGTCTTGCGCAGCGGGGGAGTGCTCGGGCTGATCTGGAACATCCGCGACGACGCTGTGGACTGGGTGCGGAGGCTCACCGAGGCCATGGGTGGCTCGAATGCCGAGGTGCTTCTCGCCACGACCGGTCCGCGCGTCGCCGAGCCGTACGAGAGCCTGGAACACCGCGAGTGGCGCTGGGAGCGACGGATCACTCTGCCCCAACTGCGCGACCTCGTCGTCTCGCGGAGCGACATCATCACGGCCAGCGCCGAGAGGCGCGTAGCCATCGATGCGGCGGTCGACGGGGTGCTGGCATCCGTTCCCGGACTCGCCGACGGAGGTTCGGTCGCGCTCCCGTACGTGACCCACGCGTTCCGGGCACGACGACCGTGA
- a CDS encoding 3'-5' exonuclease — MGLDFTAIDFETANSSGASACAVGLARVRDGRVVATAAWLIKPPPGHDHFAPINVGIHGIQAADVVNAPDWSAQLARLTAFAGADVLVAHNAGFDMSVLRRACAATGDECPPYRYLCSVQMSRKTYTLPSYRLPLVAEEAGCSPFAHHDALADAVACAEITIDCARRAGVGDVHALAAHLGVRVSQIAAEPVTERAVA, encoded by the coding sequence GTGGGACTGGACTTCACGGCGATCGACTTCGAGACGGCGAATTCCAGTGGCGCGTCGGCCTGCGCGGTCGGTCTGGCCCGCGTTCGCGACGGTCGCGTCGTCGCCACCGCCGCGTGGCTCATCAAACCGCCGCCCGGACACGACCACTTCGCTCCGATCAACGTGGGGATCCACGGCATCCAGGCGGCCGATGTCGTGAACGCGCCCGACTGGAGTGCCCAGCTCGCGCGCCTCACCGCGTTCGCCGGCGCCGACGTGCTGGTGGCCCACAACGCCGGCTTCGACATGTCGGTTCTGCGTCGCGCGTGCGCGGCGACGGGTGACGAGTGTCCGCCCTATCGATACCTCTGCAGCGTGCAGATGTCGCGGAAGACCTACACGCTCCCCTCGTACCGCCTCCCCCTGGTGGCCGAAGAAGCCGGATGCTCGCCCTTCGCCCACCACGACGCGCTGGCCGATGCGGTCGCGTGCGCCGAGATCACGATCGACTGCGCGCGCCGCGCCGGGGTTGGCGATGTCCACGCCCTCGCCGCGCACCTGGGCGTCCGTGTGTCGCAGATCGCCGCCGAACCCGTGACGGAGCGCGCGGTCGCCTGA
- the glpX gene encoding class II fructose-bisphosphatase, with amino-acid sequence MVSLTSDMSPLHPDRNLALELVRATEAASIRAVPFIGRGDKEAADGAAVDAMRAFFSTVDFDGTIVIGEGEKDNAPMLYNGERVGSGRGPRCDVAVDPIDGTSLTAAGRQNALSVIAVSDQGTMLDASSVFYMDKLVTGPAGVGVVDIRLPIGENIRLLAKALGKPVDEIVVSVLNRPRHEQLIADIRAAGAGTRLMSDGDVAGGINAARHNARTDMCVGIGGSPEGIVTACAIKALGGHIQGVLAPRNDEEKQKGVDAGLKVDGTVYEADDLVKGKNTIFVATGVTDGQLVQGVRRDGDFIYTESVVLRGASGTLRRISSEHLTSKWL; translated from the coding sequence ATGGTGAGCCTGACATCCGATATGAGTCCGTTGCACCCCGATCGGAACCTGGCTCTCGAGCTGGTTCGCGCGACCGAGGCGGCATCCATCCGGGCCGTCCCCTTCATCGGTCGTGGAGACAAAGAAGCGGCGGATGGTGCGGCCGTCGACGCCATGCGCGCGTTCTTCAGCACGGTCGACTTCGACGGCACGATCGTCATCGGCGAGGGCGAGAAGGACAACGCCCCGATGCTCTACAACGGCGAGCGTGTCGGAAGCGGGCGCGGACCCCGGTGCGACGTCGCGGTCGACCCGATCGACGGCACCTCGTTGACCGCGGCGGGACGGCAGAACGCCCTCTCGGTGATCGCCGTGTCCGACCAGGGCACGATGCTCGACGCATCAAGTGTCTTCTACATGGACAAGCTCGTGACCGGTCCGGCAGGCGTCGGTGTGGTCGACATCCGGCTCCCCATCGGCGAGAACATCCGCCTGCTCGCCAAGGCCCTCGGCAAGCCGGTCGATGAGATCGTCGTGTCGGTTCTGAACCGTCCGCGTCACGAACAGCTCATCGCCGACATCCGCGCGGCCGGTGCGGGCACCCGCCTCATGAGCGACGGCGATGTCGCCGGCGGCATCAACGCGGCCCGACACAATGCCCGGACTGATATGTGCGTCGGTATCGGAGGCAGCCCGGAAGGCATCGTCACCGCGTGCGCGATCAAGGCGCTCGGTGGGCACATCCAGGGCGTGCTCGCTCCGCGCAACGACGAGGAGAAGCAGAAGGGCGTCGACGCCGGCCTCAAGGTCGACGGGACGGTCTACGAGGCCGACGACCTCGTCAAGGGCAAGAACACGATCTTCGTGGCCACCGGGGTGACGGACGGCCAGCTGGTGCAGGGCGTGCGCCGCGACGGCGACTTCATCTACACCGAGAGCGTCGTGCTCCGCGGCGCGTCGGGAACGCTTCGTCGTATTTCGTCGGAGCACCTGACGTCCAAGTGGCTCTGA
- a CDS encoding DNA recombination protein RmuC translates to MDAIALVLVILALALGVAGGWFLGSARASATAAAERADLLARVAAADAARAGLQTQLDHQMALYREAVGQSRTDQAAREERERRDQTVLRALDPVRETLEAMQRKVDGLERDRVEQYSALGEQLRMSREADEALRATTEALASAMRSGSTRGVWGETQLRRVVEAAGLTRYVDFDLQASITSDAGAGRPDMVVRLPGGKALAVDAKVPLDAYLQASAIPVTAQGEEGARRATLLTRHAKAVRGHVDALARKTYWAGLESSPEFVVCFIPSESLLASALDEDPTLLDYAFSRRVALASPVNLWAVLKTVAFTWTQQDVSDEARALFALGSELYERVGVLAGHAGDLRRAIERTVDSYNKFAGSLESRVLVTARKFPGIDETKLDAVSPPAPIEATPRRWAAAEFIDSAATGPIGDGPTSDRAADGENRSVASADLGDVRIRAGLEAEER, encoded by the coding sequence ATGGATGCCATCGCCCTCGTTCTCGTGATCCTCGCCCTCGCGCTCGGCGTCGCCGGTGGGTGGTTCCTCGGATCCGCGCGGGCCTCCGCGACCGCCGCCGCCGAACGAGCCGACCTCCTCGCCCGCGTCGCCGCCGCCGACGCCGCGCGCGCAGGACTTCAGACGCAACTCGACCATCAGATGGCCCTTTACAGGGAGGCCGTCGGGCAATCCCGCACCGACCAGGCCGCGCGAGAAGAACGCGAACGTCGCGATCAGACGGTGCTGCGCGCCCTCGACCCCGTGCGCGAGACCCTCGAGGCGATGCAGCGCAAGGTCGACGGACTCGAGCGCGACCGCGTCGAGCAGTACTCCGCGCTCGGCGAGCAGCTGCGGATGTCGCGCGAGGCCGACGAGGCACTGCGGGCCACCACAGAAGCCCTCGCTTCGGCGATGCGGTCCGGGAGCACGCGCGGCGTCTGGGGAGAGACGCAGCTGCGTCGGGTCGTCGAGGCCGCCGGACTCACGCGATACGTCGATTTCGATCTGCAGGCCTCCATCACCTCCGACGCGGGTGCGGGTCGACCCGACATGGTCGTCCGGCTCCCGGGTGGCAAGGCTTTGGCGGTGGATGCCAAGGTCCCCCTCGACGCGTATCTTCAGGCCAGCGCGATCCCGGTGACCGCGCAGGGCGAGGAGGGAGCGCGCCGTGCGACGCTGCTCACCCGCCACGCCAAGGCGGTTCGGGGCCACGTCGACGCTCTCGCTCGCAAGACCTATTGGGCGGGCCTCGAGAGCAGCCCGGAGTTCGTGGTGTGCTTCATCCCCAGCGAATCACTGTTGGCCTCAGCTCTCGACGAAGACCCGACGCTTCTCGACTACGCGTTCTCCCGTCGGGTGGCTCTCGCTTCACCGGTGAATCTGTGGGCGGTTCTGAAGACCGTCGCGTTCACGTGGACTCAGCAAGACGTCTCCGACGAAGCGCGCGCGCTCTTCGCCCTCGGATCCGAGCTGTACGAGCGCGTCGGGGTCCTCGCCGGGCACGCCGGCGACCTCCGCCGGGCAATCGAGCGCACGGTCGACAGTTACAACAAGTTCGCCGGATCGCTCGAGTCGCGCGTGCTCGTGACGGCGCGGAAATTCCCGGGGATTGACGAAACGAAGCTCGACGCCGTCTCCCCTCCCGCCCCGATCGAGGCGACGCCGCGTCGCTGGGCGGCCGCCGAGTTCATCGACTCCGCAGCGACGGGACCGATCGGTGACGGCCCGACGTCCGACCGCGCAGCTGACGGGGAAAACAGAAGCGTCGCCTCAGCCGATCTGGGCGACGTGCGGATCCGCGCGGGCCTCGAGGCGGAGGAGCGCTAA
- a CDS encoding type II toxin-antitoxin system Phd/YefM family antitoxin, translated as MAITTSEARRDLFGLIERVNLDHTEVEITSKRGSAVLMSKDEYDSLVETSYLLRSPENARRLLSALASARDNAIEEHDLVEP; from the coding sequence ATGGCCATCACGACGAGCGAAGCACGCCGCGACCTTTTCGGCCTCATCGAGCGCGTCAACCTCGACCACACGGAGGTCGAGATCACCTCGAAGCGCGGTTCCGCCGTTCTCATGTCGAAGGACGAGTACGACTCCCTCGTCGAGACCAGCTATCTGCTCCGCTCCCCCGAGAACGCCCGTCGTCTGCTGAGTGCCCTGGCAAGCGCTCGCGACAACGCGATCGAAGAACACGACCTCGTCGAGCCGTGA
- a CDS encoding HigA family addiction module antitoxin — MTITDKIPPVHPGEVLLEDFINGLGITQHKLAVAIGVPPRRINEIVHGARGISADTALRLSRYFGTSAEFWINLQSYYELDRAEDLAGEQIAAITPLQVA, encoded by the coding sequence TTGACTATCACTGACAAGATTCCTCCGGTCCACCCCGGTGAAGTTCTTCTGGAGGACTTCATCAACGGGCTGGGGATCACGCAGCACAAGCTCGCTGTCGCCATCGGGGTTCCGCCACGGCGGATCAACGAGATCGTGCACGGCGCTCGCGGGATCAGCGCGGACACCGCGCTTCGATTGTCGAGGTACTTCGGTACCTCGGCGGAGTTCTGGATCAATCTCCAGAGCTACTACGAACTCGATCGCGCCGAAGATCTCGCGGGGGAACAGATCGCCGCGATCACACCCCTCCAAGTGGCGTGA
- a CDS encoding D-alanyl-D-alanine carboxypeptidase family protein: MSEDSPFGDLLDGANEVERPSGRGGRIALIVFLVLVLVVFGGSGGYVWWASAAPLAAPTVTSSAPSVAPGAKTEVRLPASGSMLVSVAGGESYLGPDAAGAWLSSGGDDARPIASIAKLVTALVVLDAHPLADANDPGPTIAYTEADTDLYDQYYVRGATIARMPDGLKLSLHDSLETMLLPSASNYATAIARWAYGSDGAYVDAARSWLSRNGLNSTRIVDATGIDDRNTSTPSDLLSLGRIAAANPTIAAIAATQWADLPAGPGNIENTNALLGTSGITGLKTGNLGDGIFNLLFTSVLDVGIGAPLHVLGVRLGGETRASANQDVVVLLESIRDGFHTLQVVDGRRRGG; the protein is encoded by the coding sequence ATGAGCGAGGACAGTCCTTTCGGCGATCTGCTCGACGGCGCGAATGAGGTCGAACGCCCGAGCGGACGCGGTGGACGCATCGCCCTGATCGTCTTCCTCGTCCTCGTGCTGGTGGTCTTCGGCGGAAGCGGCGGCTACGTCTGGTGGGCTTCGGCGGCGCCGTTGGCTGCCCCGACGGTCACGTCTTCCGCGCCCAGCGTCGCCCCCGGCGCGAAGACCGAGGTGAGGCTCCCCGCCTCCGGCTCGATGCTCGTCAGTGTCGCGGGTGGTGAGTCCTACCTCGGACCGGATGCCGCCGGCGCATGGTTGTCGTCGGGGGGCGACGATGCGCGACCCATCGCGAGCATCGCGAAACTCGTCACCGCGCTCGTCGTGCTCGACGCTCACCCGCTGGCAGACGCGAACGATCCCGGGCCGACGATCGCCTACACCGAAGCCGATACCGACCTCTACGACCAGTACTACGTCCGCGGCGCGACGATCGCGCGGATGCCCGACGGGCTCAAGCTGTCGTTGCACGACTCGCTCGAGACCATGCTCCTGCCGTCGGCGAGCAACTACGCCACAGCGATCGCCCGCTGGGCCTACGGCTCGGATGGCGCCTATGTCGACGCCGCGCGCTCCTGGCTGAGCAGGAACGGGCTGAACTCGACCCGGATCGTGGATGCCACGGGCATCGACGACCGCAATACGAGCACGCCAAGCGACCTCCTCTCGCTCGGCCGGATCGCCGCGGCCAATCCCACGATCGCCGCGATCGCCGCGACGCAGTGGGCCGACCTCCCCGCGGGCCCCGGGAACATCGAGAACACCAACGCCCTCCTCGGCACCTCCGGGATCACGGGGTTGAAGACGGGCAACCTCGGTGACGGCATCTTCAACCTGCTCTTCACGTCCGTTCTCGACGTCGGCATCGGCGCGCCGCTGCACGTCCTCGGTGTCCGCCTGGGCGGCGAGACCCGAGCGAGCGCGAACCAGGATGTCGTCGTTCTTCTCGAGAGCATTCGGGATGGATTCCACACGCTGCAGGTGGTGGACGGCCGGCGCCGAGGTGGGTGA
- a CDS encoding Txe/YoeB family addiction module toxin, producing the protein MSGRKLAWTAEGWDDYLDWQTQDRKTLRRINQLIADILRDDPFEGIGKPEALKHALAGAWSRRIDEANRLVYVANETHITILQARYHY; encoded by the coding sequence GTGAGCGGCCGCAAGCTGGCCTGGACAGCTGAGGGGTGGGACGACTACCTGGACTGGCAGACGCAGGATCGCAAGACCCTCCGCCGCATCAATCAGCTCATCGCCGACATCCTCCGCGACGACCCGTTCGAGGGAATAGGCAAGCCCGAAGCCCTCAAACACGCCCTCGCCGGCGCCTGGTCACGCCGCATCGACGAGGCGAACCGCCTCGTCTACGTCGCGAATGAGACCCACATCACGATCTTGCAGGCGCGCTACCACTACTGA
- a CDS encoding MOSC domain-containing protein: MPRLVAVCAVHQLHPDAGSVGVTAIDKRALDGPVRLGPLGVRADVQASRKHHGGREKAVYAYSEADAAYWEAELGRDLHPGWFGENLRVEGIDVNAARIGEIWRIGDTVEVEVTMPRTPCATFARWVGGRDARGWVKRFSDEGRLGAYLRVRRAGDVRAGDAIEVLSSPEGAPTVLEVYRA, translated from the coding sequence ATGCCACGCCTCGTCGCCGTCTGCGCCGTCCACCAGCTTCACCCGGACGCGGGGTCCGTCGGAGTGACCGCGATCGACAAGCGGGCGCTCGACGGTCCCGTTCGCCTGGGCCCGCTCGGCGTGCGCGCGGATGTCCAGGCGAGCCGCAAACACCACGGCGGGCGTGAGAAGGCGGTGTACGCCTACTCCGAGGCGGACGCCGCGTACTGGGAGGCCGAGCTGGGCCGTGATCTGCACCCGGGGTGGTTCGGTGAGAACCTCCGGGTGGAGGGCATCGACGTCAACGCGGCGCGCATCGGCGAGATCTGGCGTATCGGCGACACCGTCGAGGTCGAGGTCACCATGCCGCGCACGCCGTGCGCGACGTTCGCGCGCTGGGTCGGCGGACGCGACGCCCGAGGGTGGGTGAAGCGCTTCTCCGACGAGGGACGCCTCGGCGCTTACCTCCGGGTCCGCCGCGCGGGAGATGTCCGGGCGGGGGATGCCATCGAGGTGCTGTCGTCCCCCGAGGGGGCGCCCACGGTGCTCGAGGTTTACCGCGCCTGA
- the fbaA gene encoding class II fructose-bisphosphate aldolase, giving the protein MPVATPEQYAEMLDRAKAGSFAYPAINVSSSQTINSVLQGLTEAGSDGILQVTTGGADYFAGHTVKARATGALAFAKYVTEVAKNYPITVALHTDHCPKDALPGFVLPLLEASEEEVKAGRNPIFQSHMWDGSAVPLDENIDIAAELLPRMKNINAILEIEVGVVGGEEDGVQHEGSNEALYTTVADVTKAVERLGLGENGRYISALTFGNVHGVYKPGGVKLRPELLGEIQEGIAAKFGTGPKPLDLVFHGGSGSSDEEIALAVANGVVKMNIDTDTQYAFTRSIAGYMFSNYEGVLKIDGEVGNKKQYDPRAWGKVAESAMAVRVVEATKQLGSYGQSKS; this is encoded by the coding sequence ATGCCCGTCGCCACCCCTGAGCAGTACGCCGAGATGCTGGACCGCGCCAAGGCCGGCAGCTTCGCGTACCCCGCGATCAACGTCTCGAGCTCGCAGACCATCAACTCGGTGCTCCAGGGCCTGACCGAGGCCGGTTCTGACGGCATCCTCCAGGTCACCACCGGCGGCGCCGACTACTTCGCCGGCCACACGGTCAAGGCCCGCGCCACCGGCGCGCTCGCCTTCGCCAAGTACGTCACCGAGGTCGCCAAGAACTACCCGATCACGGTCGCTCTCCACACCGACCACTGCCCCAAGGACGCGCTCCCCGGGTTCGTGCTCCCCCTCCTCGAGGCATCCGAGGAAGAGGTCAAGGCCGGCCGCAACCCGATCTTCCAGTCGCACATGTGGGACGGCTCGGCCGTTCCGCTCGACGAGAACATCGACATCGCCGCCGAGCTCCTCCCCCGCATGAAGAACATCAACGCCATCCTCGAGATCGAGGTCGGCGTCGTCGGCGGCGAAGAGGACGGCGTTCAGCACGAGGGCTCCAACGAGGCGCTTTACACGACCGTCGCGGACGTGACCAAGGCCGTCGAGCGCCTCGGCCTCGGCGAGAACGGCCGCTACATCTCGGCCCTCACGTTCGGAAACGTCCACGGCGTGTACAAGCCCGGCGGCGTCAAGCTCCGTCCCGAGCTGCTCGGTGAGATCCAGGAGGGCATCGCCGCGAAGTTCGGCACCGGCCCCAAGCCCCTCGACCTCGTCTTCCACGGCGGCAGCGGCTCGAGCGACGAAGAGATCGCCCTCGCGGTCGCGAACGGCGTCGTCAAGATGAACATCGACACCGACACGCAGTACGCCTTCACCCGTTCGATCGCGGGCTACATGTTCTCGAACTACGAGGGTGTGCTGAAGATCGACGGCGAGGTCGGCAACAAGAAGCAGTACGACCCCCGCGCCTGGGGCAAGGTCGCCGAGTCGGCCATGGCCGTCCGCGTGGTCGAAGCCACCAAGCAGCTGGGTTCGTACGGCCAGTCGAAGAGCTGA